One stretch of Aquipuribacter hungaricus DNA includes these proteins:
- a CDS encoding ABC transporter ATP-binding protein gives MDASGPAAVPPTLSLSGLSYAFGRRPVLTGLDGQSRGRVVAVLGENGAGKSTLLRMLATVTRPTGGWFCCAGWDSRDRQGVAGYRSRLGVVPQHLDLASGYTCEDVLRYVCWLKRVPAADVPGAVERVLAALELRPQRGTRVGRLSGGTRQRLNLAQALVNDPQLVILDEPTVGLDPRQRVELRRHLSRAAQHATLIMATHLVEDVAALADDVVVLSGGRITYWGDLPTFCTGHGIAVAGDTVTGTELEKAFLHLLDTNADVDASVRGRRDGGAGA, from the coding sequence GTGGACGCGTCGGGGCCCGCGGCTGTGCCGCCGACGTTGTCGTTGTCCGGGTTGTCCTATGCGTTCGGTCGCCGGCCTGTCCTGACGGGTCTGGACGGGCAGAGCCGGGGCCGGGTCGTCGCGGTGCTGGGCGAGAACGGTGCGGGCAAGTCGACGCTGCTGCGGATGCTGGCGACGGTCACGCGACCGACGGGGGGCTGGTTCTGCTGCGCCGGCTGGGACAGCCGGGACCGGCAGGGCGTGGCCGGCTACCGGTCCAGGCTCGGGGTGGTGCCGCAGCACCTGGACCTCGCCTCGGGCTACACCTGCGAGGACGTGCTGCGGTACGTGTGCTGGCTCAAGCGGGTGCCCGCTGCCGACGTGCCGGGGGCGGTGGAGCGGGTCCTGGCTGCGTTGGAGCTGCGGCCGCAGCGCGGCACGCGGGTGGGCCGGCTGTCCGGCGGGACGCGGCAGCGGCTCAACCTCGCCCAGGCCCTGGTGAACGACCCGCAGCTGGTCATCCTCGACGAGCCGACGGTCGGGCTGGACCCGCGGCAGCGGGTGGAGCTGCGCCGGCACCTGTCCCGGGCGGCGCAGCACGCCACCCTGATCATGGCCACCCACCTCGTGGAGGACGTCGCGGCACTGGCCGACGACGTCGTCGTACTCAGCGGGGGCCGCATCACCTACTGGGGGGACCTGCCGACCTTCTGCACCGGCCACGGCATCGCCGTGGCCGGGGACACCGTCACCGGCACCGAGCTGGAGAAGGCCTTCCTGCACCTGCTCGACACCAACGCCGACGTCGACGCGAGCGTGAGAGGACGCCGCGACGGTGGGGCCGGCGCGTGA